The Candidatus Liberibacter solanacearum CLso-ZC1 genomic interval ATGTCTGTGATTAAAGATTTGGTTGTAGATATGTCATATTTTTATGCCCAGCATCGTTCGATTGAGCCATGGCTGAAGACTGTTTCTCCGAAGCCTGCTAAAGAATTGTTGCAAAGTCATGATGATCGTCAGAAAATAGATGGTCTTTATGAATGTGTTATGTGTGCTTGTTGTTCTACGTCTTGTCCAAGTTATTGGTGGAATTCTGATCGATATCTTGGTCCAGCTATATTATTGCAAGCGTATCGTTGGTTAGTTGATTCTCGGGATGAAGGGCAGGGAGATCGTCTCGATAATCTTGAAGATCCTTTCCGGTTATATCGTTGTCATACAATTATGAACTGTACGCAAAGTTGTCCTAAAGGCCTTAATCCAGCGAAAGCAATTGCAAAAATTAAAATGATGATGGTGGATCGTAAAGTGTAGTTTTTCTTTTTATATTACTTTTATTTTTTATTTTTTATTTTTTATTTTTTAAAGAGTTATTGTTAGAAGAGAAGGTGGGGATAGTGCATGATAACTTTGGATGTGATGGGAAATAATAGATGCGATCTTATCGTTTTGCTTTTATGGTTTTTTACATGCTTGCATTATCTTCCTATGGTTGCGTAGCTCCAGATTTTAAAAGTTTTTTTTCAAAAAAAACACAACCCGTCCCTTCTTCTATTGAATCAGAAGATCTTGCTCCACCCGTTTCTGAAGAAGAATTAGATCAAGATAATATTTCTTCTCCCGTCAAAGACAATGCGGCTATAAGGATGGAAATAATAGGTTCATGGAAAACATCTCATCAAGGTATTGCTTGTAATCTGACTTTGACGTTGACTCGATTGAAAAAAGATTTTCGGGGGACTGCTCGGGGTTGTTATGGTAAGTTAGCATTGTTGTCTTCGTGGAATATAGTAAATAAAAATAGTTTTGAACTTAAAAATAAGGTGGGAAAAACTATCATTGTATTTCGCAAGACTGGTGAGCAGTCTTTTGAGGGGAGTTTTGATGGAGAGAGTGAGATAGTTAGCATTTATCGTTAAGTAGAGCTATTTTTATTTTTTTAAATATTTGATTTTGGTATATGTCAGTATCTTTTTATCTTGTCAGCAGTAAAATTGTATCTTTAATTCGGGATAGAAAATTAAAATACAATTCCGATCAGGAGAGGGTTGCGTTGTCATTTGATCGCCTTCTCAATGATTTGTATAAACGAAAAAATTTTTTGAAGGTGGTTTTTTTCTTTTTGGAAAAAACTTTGGAGACCTCCCTTTATTAAAGGAATTTACCTCTATGGTGACGTTGGTCAAGGTAAGAGTATGCTCATGAATCTTTTTTTTGAACTGGCTCCCACAGAAAAGAAATGCAAGCGTCATTTTTATGAATTTATGAAAGATGTTCATTGTCGTATTATTTTTCACCGCAAGCAGATTGAATCGGGTGCAATACGAGAATCTGATCCCATCCCATTGGTGGCAAATTCAATTGCTTCGGAAGTAAATCTATTGTGTTTTGATGAATTTATGGTAACAAATATCGCTGATGCAGTTATTTTATCCCGACTGTTTTCTGAATTGTTTTTGCGCGGTTGTGTTGTGGTTGTAACTTCTAATTTTATTCCTGATAATCTTTATAAGGATGAAATTAATCGTGATGTTTTTATGCCGTTTATAAATATTTTGAAGAAAGAACTTGAAGTTATTTCTTTGGATTCTGGCCAAGACTATCGCAGGAGAAAAGAAAAAATTCTTCCTCTCTATATGTCACCACTTGATTCGCATACAGAAACATTGATGAACAAATTATGGGATCATATGAGAAAAGGACAAGAGTCTCTTGTTCTCAATATTTCTGCCAAAGGAGGGTATAAAATTCATGTGCCTTCTTCTTTTAAAAGAGTATCGCGCTTTTCTTTTTTTGATCTTTGTGATAGATCCTTTTCAGCTAATGATTTTGTAGAAATTGCTATGCGATTTGATGTTGTTTTTATAGATAATATTCCATTCTTAAAAGGTGATCGAAAAGATTGGATAAGACGATTTATTATGTTAATTGATGTTTTTTATGAATATAAAATTTGTTTAATTGTATCGTCTGAAGTAGATATAAATAATTTTTTTTATGATCAATTAGGGACAGAAAATTTTGAATTTCAAAGGACTATTTCGCGTTTATTCGAGATGTTTAGCGTGCAATACGTCAGTAAGCATAAAATTGTAATGGATGCATATAAACTTTTATTATTAAATAAGGTATAAATTGTTATTTTAAAAGGTATGTCGATTATTTTATAGAAATAAAAAATATTTAAATTAAGGGAAGGATGCGCAATGAAATCGAATAAAATTGCTCTTATAGGATCTGGAATGATAGGGGGAACGCTTGCGCATCTTTCTGCTTTAAAGAATCTTGGAGATGTGGTGTTGCTTGATATAGTTGATGGTATGCCACGGGGAAAAGCACTTGATATTGCTCAATCATCTCCAGTTGAAGATTTTGATGGCAAGTTGTGTGGGACGAGTGATTATGCGGATATTGCGGGGGCTGATGTATGTATCGTTACGGCGGGGATTCCACGTAAGCCTTCGATGAGTCGGGATGATTTGCTTTCTGATAATTTAAAATCAATTGAAAAGGTAGCTGAGGGAATTCGTCAGTATGCCCCTCATTCATTTGTAATTTGTATTACGAATCCTCTTGATGCGATGGTATGGGCTCTTCAGAAATTTTCTGGTTTACCGTCACATATGGTTGTTGGTATGGCTGGTGTTTTGGATTCGGCTCGATTTCGATATTTTTTAGCGCAAGAATTAGGTGTTTCTGTTGAATCTGTCACTGCTCTTGTATTAGGCAGTCATGGGGATTCTATGATTCCGATGTTGAGATACGCCACTGTGTCTGGCATTCCTGTTCTTGATCTTGTAAAACTTGGTTGGAGCACAAAAGAAAAAATTGATCAAATTGTAAAGAGAACACGTGAAGCTGGTGCGGAAATTGTAGGATTACTTCGATCTGGTTCTGCATATTATTCCCCTGCTTCTTCTGCTATAGCAATGGCAGAATCGTATTTAAGGAATAAAAAGAATCTATTTCCTTGTGCTGCTCATCTTTCAGGACAATATGATGTTAATGGATTTTATGTTGGAGTGCCAGTGATTATTGGGCATGGAGGAGTGGAAAAGATTGTTGAGCTAGACCTTTCTTCTGATGAGAAAGATGATTTTAAAAAATCCGTCAAAGCTACAGTCGATTTATGCAATGCTTGTACTAGGCTTGTTTCTTCTTTGGCGTAAAATTTTTAAGAGGACGGTAGTGTAATGGATATTCATGAATATCAAGCTAAGGCATTGTTAAAAAGATATGGTATTCCGGTTGCCGAGGGTGTGGTTGTATCGTCTATTCATGAGGCGGATTCTGCAATCAAAACTCTTCCTGGTGGATTGTATGTCGTCAAGAGTCAGATTCATGCTGGAGGGCGCGGTAAAGGGCGATTCAGAGGATTGCCTGCTAATTCACGAGGTGGGGTGCGTTTAGAAAAATCTATTGAAGGTGTTTTGTCTGATGTTCGTGAGATGCTTGGTTCTATCCTCGTAACAAAGCAAACTGGTCCTGCAGGTAGTAAGGTAAATTGTTTGTATATTGAAGATGGAGCTGATATTTTAAAAGAACTCTATCTTTCTCTCTTGGTGGATAGAGTATCAGGAAAGATTACTTTTGTTGCTTCTACTCAAGGAGGCATGGATATTGAAGAAGTTGCTAAAGATTATCCTCAGAAGATATTCAAACTTCCTATTGATTCTTTGGTAGGGGTGACACCTAAAGATATCGGTAATTTATGTGATATGCTTGAATTAAAAGGGCAGGCTCGTATTGATGCTGAAAGTCTTTTTCCTAACCTTTATAAAGCTTTTTGTGATAAGGATATGAGTCTTTTGGAAATTAATCCATTGATTATTATGCAAAATGGTCGTTTGAGGGTATTAGATTCGAAAGTCTCGTTTGATGATAATGCGCTCTATCGTCAGTTAGATATTCAGGAATTACATGATGATTCAGAGGAGGATGTCCGAGAGATAGAGGCTAGAAAGCATGGTCTTTCTTATATAACACTTGATGGTAATATCGGCTGTATGGTTAATGGTGCTGGTTTAGCTATGGCGACCATGGATATCATTAAATTATACGGAGGAGAGCCTGCTAATTTTCTTGATGTTGGGGGTGGAACAGATCAAGATAAAGTAGCTGCTGCTTTTAAGATCATTATGTTAGATTCTTCTGTCAAAGGTATATTGATTAATATATTTGGAGGGATTGTGAGATGTGATGTTTTAGTCAAAGGGATTTTGTCTGCTGTTAAGGACGTTAATGTCAATATTCCTCTTGTTATGCGTCTTGAAGGGGCTAAAG includes:
- a CDS encoding succinate dehydrogenase iron-sulfur subunit: MVEILLPKRSRVKKGKTWNALSGAKRLREYRIYRWNPDDQDNPHIDIYYVDLDDCGPMVLDGLLYIKNKIDPTLTLRRSCREGICGSCGMNIDGTNTLACIKDMKDIKGIIKVYPLPHMSVIKDLVVDMSYFYAQHRSIEPWLKTVSPKPAKELLQSHDDRQKIDGLYECVMCACCSTSCPSYWWNSDRYLGPAILLQAYRWLVDSRDEGQGDRLDNLEDPFRLYRCHTIMNCTQSCPKGLNPAKAIAKIKMMMVDRKV
- a CDS encoding AprI/Inh family metalloprotease inhibitor; protein product: MRSYRFAFMVFYMLALSSYGCVAPDFKSFFSKKTQPVPSSIESEDLAPPVSEEELDQDNISSPVKDNAAIRMEIIGSWKTSHQGIACNLTLTLTRLKKDFRGTARGCYGKLALLSSWNIVNKNSFELKNKVGKTIIVFRKTGEQSFEGSFDGESEIVSIYR
- the zapE gene encoding cell division protein ZapE encodes the protein MYLYGDVGQGKSMLMNLFFELAPTEKKCKRHFYEFMKDVHCRIIFHRKQIESGAIRESDPIPLVANSIASEVNLLCFDEFMVTNIADAVILSRLFSELFLRGCVVVVTSNFIPDNLYKDEINRDVFMPFINILKKELEVISLDSGQDYRRRKEKILPLYMSPLDSHTETLMNKLWDHMRKGQESLVLNISAKGGYKIHVPSSFKRVSRFSFFDLCDRSFSANDFVEIAMRFDVVFIDNIPFLKGDRKDWIRRFIMLIDVFYEYKICLIVSSEVDINNFFYDQLGTENFEFQRTISRLFEMFSVQYVSKHKIVMDAYKLLLLNKV
- the mdh gene encoding malate dehydrogenase, which produces MKSNKIALIGSGMIGGTLAHLSALKNLGDVVLLDIVDGMPRGKALDIAQSSPVEDFDGKLCGTSDYADIAGADVCIVTAGIPRKPSMSRDDLLSDNLKSIEKVAEGIRQYAPHSFVICITNPLDAMVWALQKFSGLPSHMVVGMAGVLDSARFRYFLAQELGVSVESVTALVLGSHGDSMIPMLRYATVSGIPVLDLVKLGWSTKEKIDQIVKRTREAGAEIVGLLRSGSAYYSPASSAIAMAESYLRNKKNLFPCAAHLSGQYDVNGFYVGVPVIIGHGGVEKIVELDLSSDEKDDFKKSVKATVDLCNACTRLVSSLA
- the sucC gene encoding ADP-forming succinate--CoA ligase subunit beta; this translates as MDIHEYQAKALLKRYGIPVAEGVVVSSIHEADSAIKTLPGGLYVVKSQIHAGGRGKGRFRGLPANSRGGVRLEKSIEGVLSDVREMLGSILVTKQTGPAGSKVNCLYIEDGADILKELYLSLLVDRVSGKITFVASTQGGMDIEEVAKDYPQKIFKLPIDSLVGVTPKDIGNLCDMLELKGQARIDAESLFPNLYKAFCDKDMSLLEINPLIIMQNGRLRVLDSKVSFDDNALYRQLDIQELHDDSEEDVREIEARKHGLSYITLDGNIGCMVNGAGLAMATMDIIKLYGGEPANFLDVGGGTDQDKVAAAFKIIMLDSSVKGILINIFGGIVRCDVLVKGILSAVKDVNVNIPLVMRLEGAKVDIGNQLIVESGLNVITAIDLDDAAQKIVRAVKGV